One region of Mucilaginibacter gotjawali genomic DNA includes:
- a CDS encoding WG repeat-containing protein: MKSKPGPIYLACIILLSGLFLFVRCKTAEKTGKDEVSQFLNGFNNRVKEGNADSLMTYFDADRKLKVLKRLVNLLSGKKSLNGKEKPLAGINLDVDAARIKIIDDEWVTVSIPATFSHDALDSKASVLILKIHKVAPHKLKIAQVDARQFLTDYMVYENFVRSKTVDEKDIYSPITLAAFKTAGQLKTRYDSVIWFAHLDQKTFFYVVKGHWDMEKDINRPKDSVIVPYKMGLVNPDLKEIIPPDYDLIHNISGTFPGLVEVEKDKKRGFYDLEGKIVIPVVYDQVFPIDDDANLAVLRNGADYFYFKKDKSISEKVNLKMADIFSKIKNIANHFDVYKSALNIITEYNSRQESGVVYIPPSYLADLNMIEKSKDFKNPLRKPVEENGEEDDGLHQSYDISFTGKGKQPENWLEASFYSIEDYFLGGRSGFYDKKNIVIVDKKKDRIYTQDITTDFEPDGSGLLGGVCDVNSFKVINDSLFEVKAGAILSIELYDTTKYISGGPFYHYLAIRNNELTELPNNRTFGFTKYVKMDDSYLSACYKMLIGTGRFDKREEKTIDEITPDILRYMKNEIYADYRYQFKDKRWTEVFADMASYNNYTGQEKPCNANVDDSLTTIDKYNINWISQKLKGVKTKPNTTLAAK, from the coding sequence ATGAAATCCAAACCTGGCCCAATTTATCTTGCCTGTATTATCTTACTTTCAGGCCTGTTTCTTTTTGTTCGTTGTAAAACTGCCGAAAAAACCGGCAAGGACGAAGTAAGCCAATTTTTGAACGGCTTTAATAACCGGGTAAAAGAGGGTAATGCCGATTCGCTGATGACTTATTTTGATGCTGACAGAAAACTGAAAGTATTAAAGCGGCTGGTTAATTTATTGTCCGGTAAAAAGAGCCTTAACGGTAAAGAAAAGCCTTTGGCAGGAATTAACCTTGATGTTGACGCTGCCAGGATCAAAATTATTGATGATGAATGGGTGACGGTGAGCATCCCCGCAACTTTTAGTCATGACGCGTTGGACTCAAAAGCATCGGTATTGATCTTGAAAATACATAAAGTTGCACCGCATAAGTTAAAAATAGCCCAGGTGGACGCACGGCAGTTTTTAACCGATTATATGGTATATGAAAATTTTGTAAGGAGTAAAACGGTAGATGAAAAGGATATATATAGCCCCATTACACTTGCTGCGTTTAAAACAGCCGGCCAATTAAAAACAAGGTATGACAGTGTGATTTGGTTTGCCCACCTTGATCAAAAGACTTTTTTTTATGTGGTGAAGGGGCATTGGGATATGGAAAAGGATATCAATCGCCCCAAAGATTCTGTTATTGTGCCTTATAAGATGGGATTGGTTAATCCGGACCTGAAAGAGATCATTCCTCCGGATTATGATTTGATCCATAATATCAGCGGTACGTTCCCCGGCCTTGTAGAGGTTGAAAAAGATAAGAAAAGAGGTTTTTATGATCTTGAAGGTAAAATTGTCATTCCCGTTGTTTATGACCAGGTATTTCCCATTGACGATGACGCCAATTTAGCAGTACTGCGGAATGGGGCCGATTATTTCTACTTTAAAAAAGACAAGAGCATTTCTGAGAAGGTTAACCTGAAAATGGCCGATATTTTTTCGAAAATTAAAAATATTGCGAACCATTTTGACGTATATAAAAGCGCACTAAATATTATTACCGAATATAATTCGCGTCAGGAAAGCGGTGTAGTTTATATTCCGCCGTCCTATTTGGCCGATCTGAATATGATCGAAAAGTCAAAGGATTTTAAAAATCCCTTAAGAAAACCAGTAGAGGAAAACGGGGAAGAAGATGACGGTTTGCATCAAAGTTATGACATAAGCTTCACTGGTAAAGGTAAGCAGCCGGAAAACTGGCTGGAAGCATCATTTTATTCAATTGAAGATTATTTTTTAGGCGGACGTTCCGGCTTTTATGACAAAAAGAATATAGTAATTGTTGATAAGAAGAAGGACAGAATTTATACACAGGATATTACCACCGATTTTGAACCCGATGGCAGCGGTTTGTTAGGCGGTGTATGTGATGTGAATAGTTTTAAGGTAATCAACGATTCTCTTTTCGAGGTAAAAGCTGGGGCTATACTCTCAATAGAACTTTATGATACCACAAAGTATATCTCCGGGGGGCCGTTCTATCACTATTTGGCAATTAGAAATAATGAATTAACGGAGTTGCCAAATAACCGGACCTTTGGTTTTACTAAATACGTTAAAATGGACGACTCGTATTTAAGTGCTTGTTATAAAATGCTTATAGGCACGGGCCGTTTTGATAAAAGGGAAGAAAAAACGATAGATGAAATTACCCCCGATATACTCCGTTATATGAAAAATGAGATCTACGCCGATTATCGTTACCAGTTTAAAGATAAAAGATGGACAGAGGTATTTGCTGATATGGCATCCTATAACAACTACACCGGGCAGGAAAAACCGTGCAATGCGAATGTTGACGACTCATTGACAACCATTGATAAATACAACATCAATTGGATCAGCCAGAAATTAAAAGGGGTAAAAACCAAACCCAACACCACCCTTGCCGCCAAATGA